The following coding sequences are from one Nicotiana tomentosiformis chromosome 3, ASM39032v3, whole genome shotgun sequence window:
- the LOC104116086 gene encoding carbon catabolite repressor protein 4 homolog 5 isoform X1 — MSYNILGVKNAADHEDLYHNVAPKYLDWDYRKQLIRKEIREYNPGVMCFQEVDCYDDLDYLLKKEGFKGVYQARTGDTCDGCAIFWKRELFDLLHEESIEFQKFDLRNNVCQLCVFKMNVKNSSKDMGASNSESISSRSFVVGNIHVLFNPNRGDIKLGQVRLFLESAQRLSLEWGDIPVVLAGDLNSMPQSAMYQFLTSSKLDIQMHERKQISGQIYPSQNRSFKSSLIYRWSDEELRLATGTGASHLIHQLQLSSANAGVPGSSGTRDNSGEPLVTSYHSKFMGTVDYIWHTTEFVPVRVLDTLPIDILRRTRGLPSKGPLTCLCHFKISATFREENVWSGDIISHD, encoded by the exons ATGTCGTATAATATACTAGGGGTAAAAAATGCAGCTGATCATGAGGATCTGTACCACAATGTTGCTCCAAAATATTTGGATTGGGACTACCGCAAGCAGCTTATTCGCAAGGAAATTAGAGAATATAATCCGGGTGTAATGTGTTTCCAG GAggttgattgttatgatgatttaGATTATCTCCTCAAGAAAGAGGGCTTCAAAGGAGTTTACCAG GCTCGTACAGGTGATACATGTGATGGTTGTGCTATATTTTGGAAGAGAGAACT ATTTGACCTTCTGCACGAGGAGAGCATAGAATTTCAGAAGTTTGATCTACGCAATAATGTTTGCCAACTTTGTGTtttcaag ATGAACGTGAAAAACTCAAGTAAGGATATGGGTGCTTCAAATTCGGA GAGTATATCATCACGAAGCTTTGTGGTTGGCAATATTCATGTACTCTTCAACCCTAACCGTGGAGACATTAAGTTGGGGCAG GTTAGACTATTTCTTGAGAGTGCCCAAAGGCTATCACTAGAGTGGGGTGATATACCAGTTGTGCTTGCTGGAGATCTTAATAGTATGCCCCAG AGTGCAATGTATCAGTTTTTGACTTCAAGTAAG TTggacatccaaatgcatgaacgGAAGCAAATTTCTGGCCAAATCTATCCATCGCAAAATAGAAGCTTCAAGTCAAG CTTAATTTATAGATGGAGTGATGAGGAGCTAAGGCTTGCTACCGGGACAGGAGCTAGTCACCTGATACATCAATTACAGCTGAGCAGTGCCAATGCTGGAGTTCCT GGAAGCTCTGGAACCAGGGACAACTCTGGAGAACCCTTGGTGACATCATATCACTCCAAGTTTATGGGGACTGTTGACTATATATG GCACACAACAGAGTTTGTTCCAGTAAGAGTTCTTGATACCTTACCTATTGATATTTTAAGGAGAACAAGAGGGCTTCCTAGTAAG GGACCTCTTACATGTTTGTGCCACTTCAAAATTAGTGCGACGTTCAGGGAAGAAAATGTCTGGTCAGGGGATATTATCTCCCACGACTGA
- the LOC104116086 gene encoding carbon catabolite repressor protein 4 homolog 5 isoform X4, translating into MSYNILGVKNAADHEDLYHNVAPKYLDWDYRKQLIRKEIREYNPGVMCFQEVDCYDDLDYLLKKEGFKGVYQARTGDTCDGCAIFWKRELFDLLHEESIEFQKFDLRNNVCQLCVFKMNVKNSSKDMGASNSESISSRSFVVGNIHVLFNPNRGDIKLGQVRLFLESAQRLSLEWGDIPVVLAGDLNSMPQSAMYQFLTSSKLDIQMHERKQISGQIYPSQNRSFKSSLIYRWSDEELRLATGTGASHLIHQLQLSSANAGVPGSSGTRDNSGEPLVTSYHSKFMGTVDYI; encoded by the exons ATGTCGTATAATATACTAGGGGTAAAAAATGCAGCTGATCATGAGGATCTGTACCACAATGTTGCTCCAAAATATTTGGATTGGGACTACCGCAAGCAGCTTATTCGCAAGGAAATTAGAGAATATAATCCGGGTGTAATGTGTTTCCAG GAggttgattgttatgatgatttaGATTATCTCCTCAAGAAAGAGGGCTTCAAAGGAGTTTACCAG GCTCGTACAGGTGATACATGTGATGGTTGTGCTATATTTTGGAAGAGAGAACT ATTTGACCTTCTGCACGAGGAGAGCATAGAATTTCAGAAGTTTGATCTACGCAATAATGTTTGCCAACTTTGTGTtttcaag ATGAACGTGAAAAACTCAAGTAAGGATATGGGTGCTTCAAATTCGGA GAGTATATCATCACGAAGCTTTGTGGTTGGCAATATTCATGTACTCTTCAACCCTAACCGTGGAGACATTAAGTTGGGGCAG GTTAGACTATTTCTTGAGAGTGCCCAAAGGCTATCACTAGAGTGGGGTGATATACCAGTTGTGCTTGCTGGAGATCTTAATAGTATGCCCCAG AGTGCAATGTATCAGTTTTTGACTTCAAGTAAG TTggacatccaaatgcatgaacgGAAGCAAATTTCTGGCCAAATCTATCCATCGCAAAATAGAAGCTTCAAGTCAAG CTTAATTTATAGATGGAGTGATGAGGAGCTAAGGCTTGCTACCGGGACAGGAGCTAGTCACCTGATACATCAATTACAGCTGAGCAGTGCCAATGCTGGAGTTCCT GGAAGCTCTGGAACCAGGGACAACTCTGGAGAACCCTTGGTGACATCATATCACTCCAAGTTTATGGGGACTGTTGACTATATATG A
- the LOC104116086 gene encoding carbon catabolite repressor protein 4 homolog 5 isoform X6 — protein sequence MSYNILGVKNAADHEDLYHNVAPKYLDWDYRKQLIRKEIREYNPGVMCFQEVDCYDDLDYLLKKEGFKGVYQARTGDTCDGCAIFWKRELFDLLHEESIEFQKFDLRNNVCQLCVFKMNVKNSSKDMGASNSESISSRSFVVGNIHVLFNPNRGDIKLGQVRLFLESAQRLSLEWGDIPVVLAGDLNSMPQSAMYQFLTSSKLDIQMHERKQISGQIYPSQNRSFKSRWSDEELRLATGTGASHLIHQLQLSSANAGVPKWGSDHLALVCELAFTDGGSEN from the exons ATGTCGTATAATATACTAGGGGTAAAAAATGCAGCTGATCATGAGGATCTGTACCACAATGTTGCTCCAAAATATTTGGATTGGGACTACCGCAAGCAGCTTATTCGCAAGGAAATTAGAGAATATAATCCGGGTGTAATGTGTTTCCAG GAggttgattgttatgatgatttaGATTATCTCCTCAAGAAAGAGGGCTTCAAAGGAGTTTACCAG GCTCGTACAGGTGATACATGTGATGGTTGTGCTATATTTTGGAAGAGAGAACT ATTTGACCTTCTGCACGAGGAGAGCATAGAATTTCAGAAGTTTGATCTACGCAATAATGTTTGCCAACTTTGTGTtttcaag ATGAACGTGAAAAACTCAAGTAAGGATATGGGTGCTTCAAATTCGGA GAGTATATCATCACGAAGCTTTGTGGTTGGCAATATTCATGTACTCTTCAACCCTAACCGTGGAGACATTAAGTTGGGGCAG GTTAGACTATTTCTTGAGAGTGCCCAAAGGCTATCACTAGAGTGGGGTGATATACCAGTTGTGCTTGCTGGAGATCTTAATAGTATGCCCCAG AGTGCAATGTATCAGTTTTTGACTTCAAGTAAG TTggacatccaaatgcatgaacgGAAGCAAATTTCTGGCCAAATCTATCCATCGCAAAATAGAAGCTTCAAGTCAAG ATGGAGTGATGAGGAGCTAAGGCTTGCTACCGGGACAGGAGCTAGTCACCTGATACATCAATTACAGCTGAGCAGTGCCAATGCTGGAGTTCCT AAATGGGGAAGTGATCATCTTGCTCTAGTGTGTGAATTGGCTTTTACTGATGGAGGCAGTGAGAATTGA
- the LOC104116085 gene encoding ethylene-responsive transcription factor CRF6-like yields the protein MPCLPQELFDMMSNKERVNDGCMGSVRKVRIIYDDPDATESDSENDHNIRNVVRIKRVVKEVNISSASLEKDLEKCSVKSSKKSLENKRAQIKSSSLPKGVRMRKWGKYAAEIRDPSQGKRIWLGTFDTVKAAAEAYDAKKAEFDRRILSEIGKNLSSPRAPPDCSMACSSHLTNRISSLYSHPSPSSVLDVPTSSAAAAVECIDIPMKDTNPMPVLEVEQPASEMLEKQLLLPPSGCQDFNPRFEDQMLYEDPLIVQGTISNSLVEMTEFSITKKTKARQPTIEICQKSTKGIEDRHVNCTDQSITSPSISAELNMMNFEETAVSGNNLKLLGLDENVLFGKDFTQTFDPYTDFIGLDTNFLCCDGMEEFVYGVNEDFRDNVGAKSPKLDEVELKWLDEVLIQDQSVS from the coding sequence atgcCCTGCCTTCCCCAAGAATTGTTTGATATGATGTCTAATAAGGAGAGGGTAAATGATGGTTGCATGGGTTCAGTGAGAAAAGTTCGGATCATTTATGATGATCCTGATGCTACTGAATCTGATAGTGAGAATGATCATAATATTCGTAATGTTGTTAGAATCAAGCGTGTCGTTAAGGAAGTGAACATTTCTAGTGCTTCATTGGAGAAAGACTTGGAAAAATGTTCAGTCAAAAGCTCCAAGAAGAGTCTTGAAAATAAGAGGGCGCAGATAAAATCGTCATCATTGCCTAAAGGAGTTAGGATGAGGAAATGGGGAAAGTATGCAGCGGAGATCAGAGACCCCTCACAAGGGAAAAGAATATGGCTTGGGACTTTTGACACTGTCAAAGCGGCTGCAGAAGCATATGATGCAAAGAAGGCTGAGTTTGATCGAAGGATTTTGTCCGAAATTGGTAAGAATTTGAGTTCCCCTCGAGCTCCCCCTGACTGTTCTATGGCTTGTTCCTCTCATCTTACAAACAGGATCAGTAGTTTGTACTCGCATCCATCCCCGTCTTCGGTGCTAGATGTACCAACATCATCAGCTGCCGCAGCAGTTGAGTGCATTGACATTCCAATGAAAGATACGAATCCAATGCCAGTACTCGAGGTAGAGCAACCAGCTTCAGAAATGTTGGAAAAGCAATTGTTACTGCCGCCTTCAGGTTGTCAAGATTTTAACCCGAGATTTGAGGATCAAATGCTATATGAAGATCCTTTGATAGTACAAGGCACCATAAGCAATAGCCTTGTGGAGATGACCGAATTCAGTATCACGAAGAAAACAAAAGCCCGACAACCAACCATAGAAATTTGTCAAAAGTCTACAAAGGGAATTGAGGACCGTCATGTGAACTGCACTGACCAATCAATCACGTCTCCTTCTATTAGTGCAGAGCTTAACATGATGAACTTCGAAGAAACTGCAGTTTCGGggaataacttgaaacttctaggCTTAGACGAGAATGTTCTATTTGGTAAGGATTTTACACAAACTTTTGATCCATATACAGATTTTATAGGTTTGGACACCAATTTTCTCTGCTGTGATGGTATGGAGGAATTTGTTTATGGCGTGAACGAAGATTTCAGAGATAATGTTGGAGCTAAATCGCCAAAATTGGATGAAGTTGAGCTTAAATGGTTAGACGAGGTGTTGATACAAGATCAATCAGTTTCGTAA
- the LOC104116086 gene encoding carbon catabolite repressor protein 4 homolog 5 isoform X3 has protein sequence MSYNILGVKNAADHEDLYHNVAPKYLDWDYRKQLIRKEIREYNPGVMCFQEVDCYDDLDYLLKKEGFKGVYQARTGDTCDGCAIFWKRELFDLLHEESIEFQKFDLRNNVCQLCVFKMNVKNSSKDMGASNSESISSRSFVVGNIHVLFNPNRGDIKLGQVRLFLESAQRLSLEWGDIPVVLAGDLNSMPQSAMYQFLTSSKLDIQMHERKQISGQIYPSQNRSFKSSLIYRWSDEELRLATGTGASHLIHQLQLSSANAGVPGSSGTRDNSGEPLVTSYHSKFMGTVDYIWHTTEFVPVRVLDTLPIDILRRTRGLPSKKWGSDHLALVCELAFTDGGSEN, from the exons ATGTCGTATAATATACTAGGGGTAAAAAATGCAGCTGATCATGAGGATCTGTACCACAATGTTGCTCCAAAATATTTGGATTGGGACTACCGCAAGCAGCTTATTCGCAAGGAAATTAGAGAATATAATCCGGGTGTAATGTGTTTCCAG GAggttgattgttatgatgatttaGATTATCTCCTCAAGAAAGAGGGCTTCAAAGGAGTTTACCAG GCTCGTACAGGTGATACATGTGATGGTTGTGCTATATTTTGGAAGAGAGAACT ATTTGACCTTCTGCACGAGGAGAGCATAGAATTTCAGAAGTTTGATCTACGCAATAATGTTTGCCAACTTTGTGTtttcaag ATGAACGTGAAAAACTCAAGTAAGGATATGGGTGCTTCAAATTCGGA GAGTATATCATCACGAAGCTTTGTGGTTGGCAATATTCATGTACTCTTCAACCCTAACCGTGGAGACATTAAGTTGGGGCAG GTTAGACTATTTCTTGAGAGTGCCCAAAGGCTATCACTAGAGTGGGGTGATATACCAGTTGTGCTTGCTGGAGATCTTAATAGTATGCCCCAG AGTGCAATGTATCAGTTTTTGACTTCAAGTAAG TTggacatccaaatgcatgaacgGAAGCAAATTTCTGGCCAAATCTATCCATCGCAAAATAGAAGCTTCAAGTCAAG CTTAATTTATAGATGGAGTGATGAGGAGCTAAGGCTTGCTACCGGGACAGGAGCTAGTCACCTGATACATCAATTACAGCTGAGCAGTGCCAATGCTGGAGTTCCT GGAAGCTCTGGAACCAGGGACAACTCTGGAGAACCCTTGGTGACATCATATCACTCCAAGTTTATGGGGACTGTTGACTATATATG GCACACAACAGAGTTTGTTCCAGTAAGAGTTCTTGATACCTTACCTATTGATATTTTAAGGAGAACAAGAGGGCTTCCTAGTAAG AAATGGGGAAGTGATCATCTTGCTCTAGTGTGTGAATTGGCTTTTACTGATGGAGGCAGTGAGAATTGA
- the LOC104116086 gene encoding carbon catabolite repressor protein 4 homolog 5 isoform X5 yields MSYNILGVKNAADHEDLYHNVAPKYLDWDYRKQLIRKEIREYNPGVMCFQEVDCYDDLDYLLKKEGFKGVYQARTGDTCDGCAIFWKRELFDLLHEESIEFQKFDLRNNVCQLCVFKMNVKNSSKDMGASNSESISSRSFVVGNIHVLFNPNRGDIKLGQVRLFLESAQRLSLEWGDIPVVLAGDLNSMPQSAMYQFLTSSKLDIQMHERKQISGQIYPSQNRSFKSSLIYRWSDEELRLATGTGASHLIHQLQLSSANAGVPKWGSDHLALVCELAFTDGGSEN; encoded by the exons ATGTCGTATAATATACTAGGGGTAAAAAATGCAGCTGATCATGAGGATCTGTACCACAATGTTGCTCCAAAATATTTGGATTGGGACTACCGCAAGCAGCTTATTCGCAAGGAAATTAGAGAATATAATCCGGGTGTAATGTGTTTCCAG GAggttgattgttatgatgatttaGATTATCTCCTCAAGAAAGAGGGCTTCAAAGGAGTTTACCAG GCTCGTACAGGTGATACATGTGATGGTTGTGCTATATTTTGGAAGAGAGAACT ATTTGACCTTCTGCACGAGGAGAGCATAGAATTTCAGAAGTTTGATCTACGCAATAATGTTTGCCAACTTTGTGTtttcaag ATGAACGTGAAAAACTCAAGTAAGGATATGGGTGCTTCAAATTCGGA GAGTATATCATCACGAAGCTTTGTGGTTGGCAATATTCATGTACTCTTCAACCCTAACCGTGGAGACATTAAGTTGGGGCAG GTTAGACTATTTCTTGAGAGTGCCCAAAGGCTATCACTAGAGTGGGGTGATATACCAGTTGTGCTTGCTGGAGATCTTAATAGTATGCCCCAG AGTGCAATGTATCAGTTTTTGACTTCAAGTAAG TTggacatccaaatgcatgaacgGAAGCAAATTTCTGGCCAAATCTATCCATCGCAAAATAGAAGCTTCAAGTCAAG CTTAATTTATAGATGGAGTGATGAGGAGCTAAGGCTTGCTACCGGGACAGGAGCTAGTCACCTGATACATCAATTACAGCTGAGCAGTGCCAATGCTGGAGTTCCT AAATGGGGAAGTGATCATCTTGCTCTAGTGTGTGAATTGGCTTTTACTGATGGAGGCAGTGAGAATTGA
- the LOC104116084 gene encoding lysM domain-containing GPI-anchored protein 1-like, which translates to MTRKVVFPILLPILLLCLPYFMVAKSVIEPCNASDSCSSYLSYRLPLDSKISEIAFRFKVNVSDLLAANSIGSNQVNQIQPEKSFVKIPILCSCVNGIRRSSSTHYTIGVADTLMSISELYGGLVSAEQIGIANGVDAEHPLASGQSLVIPLPCTCFNNSNNDVDSVYMSYVVQSGDDLTRIAAEYGVTVGNLEIINGLGQPQIDPGDILAIPLAACSAANLNWYNESLIIPNGSYALTANNCIKCGCSSTDLSMECSASGIVDKCSHLQCKDSNLFIGERHEKHTASGNCNVTACIYRGHLGGKTFRSLVNSTDVKCLGNQSQHTGLSMASPATDLALSPSPSPYSAKSHTLELMNSSPAHRHSKKSLSQALHFSLLVLELIREIFL; encoded by the exons ATGACAAGGAAAGTTGTTTTCCCTATTCTACTCCCAATTCTGCTTCTTTGTCTGCCATATTTTATGGTAGCAAAATCTGTGATTGAACCTTGTAATGCATCTGATTCATGCTCCTCTTATCTCTCCTATCGCCTTCCGTTGGACTCCAAGATTTCTGAAATAGCATTCAGGTTTAAAGTCAATGTCTCTGATCTTTTAGCAGCCAACTCTATTGGTTCAAATCAAGTAAACCAAATCCAACCTGAAAAATCATTTGTGAAGATACCCATTTTGTGTTCATGTGTCAATGGCATACGACGATCTTCGTCTACTCATTACACGATTGGAGTAGCTGATACATTGATGTCAATATCAGAACTGTATGGAGGACTTGTTAGTGCAGAACAGATTGGTATTGCAAATGGAGTTGATGCAGAACATCCTTTAGCCAGTGGACAGAGTCTTGTGATTCCGTTGCCATGTACATGTTTCAATAATAGCAATAATGATGTAGACAGTGTGTACATGTCATATGTGGTACAGAGTGGAGATGACTTAACAAGAATTGCAGCAGAATATGGTGTCACAGTTGGCAATTTGGAGATCATAAATGGGCTTGGTCAACCTCAAATTGATCCTGGAGATATTCTGGCTATTCCTCTTGCTG CATGTTCAGCAGCAAATCTGAATTGGTACAACGAAAGCCTAATAATTCCGAATGGTTCTTATGCTTTAACTGCTAACAACTGCATCAAATGTGGCTGCAGTTCTACTGATCTCAG CATGGAGTGTTCAGCTTCAGGAATTGTGGATAAATGTTCACATTTACAGTGCAAAGACTCCAATCTCTTTATCGGAGAAAGGCACGAAAAGCACACAGCATCTGGTAATTGCAATGTTACAGCCTGCATTTATCGTGGACATCTTGGAGGCAAAACTTTTAGAAG TTTGGTGAATTCAACTGATGTCAAGTGTTTAG GTAACCAGAGTCAACATACAGGGTTATCAATGGCGTCTCCAGCAACTGATTTGGCATTATCTCCATCTCCATCCCCTTATTCAGCCAAAAGCCACACATTAGAACTCATGAATTCTAGTCCTGCGCATAGACATAGCAAAAAATCGCTATCTCAAGCGTTACACTTTAGTTTATTGGTTTTGGAGCTTATCCGTGAAATATTCTTGTAA
- the LOC104116086 gene encoding carbon catabolite repressor protein 4 homolog 5 isoform X2: MSYNILGVKNAADHEDLYHNVAPKYLDWDYRKQLIRKEIREYNPGVMCFQEVDCYDDLDYLLKKEGFKGVYQARTGDTCDGCAIFWKRELFDLLHEESIEFQKFDLRNNVCQLCVFKMNVKNSSKDMGASNSESISSRSFVVGNIHVLFNPNRGDIKLGQVRLFLESAQRLSLEWGDIPVVLAGDLNSMPQSAMYQFLTSSKLDIQMHERKQISGQIYPSQNRSFKSRWSDEELRLATGTGASHLIHQLQLSSANAGVPGSSGTRDNSGEPLVTSYHSKFMGTVDYIWHTTEFVPVRVLDTLPIDILRRTRGLPSKGPLTCLCHFKISATFREENVWSGDIISHD, encoded by the exons ATGTCGTATAATATACTAGGGGTAAAAAATGCAGCTGATCATGAGGATCTGTACCACAATGTTGCTCCAAAATATTTGGATTGGGACTACCGCAAGCAGCTTATTCGCAAGGAAATTAGAGAATATAATCCGGGTGTAATGTGTTTCCAG GAggttgattgttatgatgatttaGATTATCTCCTCAAGAAAGAGGGCTTCAAAGGAGTTTACCAG GCTCGTACAGGTGATACATGTGATGGTTGTGCTATATTTTGGAAGAGAGAACT ATTTGACCTTCTGCACGAGGAGAGCATAGAATTTCAGAAGTTTGATCTACGCAATAATGTTTGCCAACTTTGTGTtttcaag ATGAACGTGAAAAACTCAAGTAAGGATATGGGTGCTTCAAATTCGGA GAGTATATCATCACGAAGCTTTGTGGTTGGCAATATTCATGTACTCTTCAACCCTAACCGTGGAGACATTAAGTTGGGGCAG GTTAGACTATTTCTTGAGAGTGCCCAAAGGCTATCACTAGAGTGGGGTGATATACCAGTTGTGCTTGCTGGAGATCTTAATAGTATGCCCCAG AGTGCAATGTATCAGTTTTTGACTTCAAGTAAG TTggacatccaaatgcatgaacgGAAGCAAATTTCTGGCCAAATCTATCCATCGCAAAATAGAAGCTTCAAGTCAAG ATGGAGTGATGAGGAGCTAAGGCTTGCTACCGGGACAGGAGCTAGTCACCTGATACATCAATTACAGCTGAGCAGTGCCAATGCTGGAGTTCCT GGAAGCTCTGGAACCAGGGACAACTCTGGAGAACCCTTGGTGACATCATATCACTCCAAGTTTATGGGGACTGTTGACTATATATG GCACACAACAGAGTTTGTTCCAGTAAGAGTTCTTGATACCTTACCTATTGATATTTTAAGGAGAACAAGAGGGCTTCCTAGTAAG GGACCTCTTACATGTTTGTGCCACTTCAAAATTAGTGCGACGTTCAGGGAAGAAAATGTCTGGTCAGGGGATATTATCTCCCACGACTGA